In one window of Balaenoptera musculus isolate JJ_BM4_2016_0621 chromosome 10, mBalMus1.pri.v3, whole genome shotgun sequence DNA:
- the RAB5B gene encoding ras-related protein Rab-5B, giving the protein MTSRSTARPNGQPQASKICQFKLVLLGESAVGKSSLVLRFVKGQFHEYQESTIGAAFLTQSVCLDDTTVKFEIWDTAGQERYHSLAPMYYRGAQAAIVVYDITNQETFARAKTWVKELQRQASPSIVIALAGNKADLANKRMVEYEEAQAYADDNSLLFMETSAKTAMNVNDLFLAIAKKLPKSEPQNLGGAAGRSRGVDLHEQSQQNKSQCCSN; this is encoded by the exons ATGACTAGCAGAAGCACAGCCAGGCCCAATGGGCAGCCCCAGGCCAGCAAAATATGCCAGTTCAAATTGGTCCTGCTGGGTGAATCTGCAGTGGGGAAGTCTAGCCTGGTATTACGTTTTGTCAAAGGGCAGTTCCACGAGTACCAGGAGAGCACCATTGGAG CGGCCTTCCTCACCCAGTCGGTTTGTCTAGATGACACAACAGTCAAGTTTGAGATCTGGGACACAGCTGGGCAGGAGCGATACCATAGCTTGGCCCCCATGTACTACAGAGGTGCCCAAGCTGCAATTGTGGTTTATGACATTACTAATCAG GAAACCTTCGCCCGAGCAAAGACATGGGTAAAGGAACTACAGCGACAGGCCAGTCCTAGCATCGTTATTGCCCTGGCGGGGAACAAAGCTGACCTGGCCAACAAGCGCATGGTGGAGTACGAA GAGGCCCAGGCGTATGCAGATGACAACAGCTTATTGTTTATGGAGACTTCAGCCAAGACAGCTATGAACGTGAACGATCTCTTCCTGGCAATAG CTAAGAAGTTGCCAAAGAGTGAACCCCAGAATCTGGGGGGTGCAGCAGGCCGAAGCCGGGGTGTGGATCTCCATGAGCAGTCCCAGCAGAACAAGAGCCAGTGTTGTAGCAACTGA